GCAGGGTCAGCGGGGTGTCCCAGACCGGGTGGCGGTCCTTGACCCAGCCGACGATCCCGGCCACCGCCTCGGGCGCCACGTCCTGGGGCAGCACCACCAGCCCGCCGCGGCGGGCCACGGTCTCGGCCATCCGCCGTCCCGCCACCGCGGTCATGTTCGCGACCACGATCGGGATCGTCGCCCCCGTGCCGTCGGGGGTCGACAGGTCGACGCCGAACCGCGAGTCCACGGCCGATCGGCCGGGCACGAGGAACACGTCGTCGTAGGTGAGGTCGTAGCTGGGTCGATGCCCTTCGATGAATCGCACGAGAGCTTGACGATACCCGTCGCGGGGGCGGTCCGCCCTGGATCCGCGCACAGGACCGGGCGGGTGCTACGGGGCCTCGGTGGTGCTTTCCGCCGAACCGGGCCCCGGCAGCAGGGCCCGCACGGCGTCGACGGTGTCGGCCTCGGCCGGGTCCTTGTCCGGCCGGTAGCGGACCACGCGGGCGAACCGCAGCGCCACGCCGCCGGGGTAGCGGGGGCTGACCTGCACGCCGTCCAGCTCGATCTCGATCACCAGCTCGGGGCGCACCCGCACCACCCAGTCGTCCCGGTCGGTGGCGCGGGCGAGCAGTTCGCGGGTTTGCCAGGCCAGCAGCTCGTCGGTCAGGCCCTTGAACGTCTTGCCGACCATGACCGGCGGGCCGCCGTCGGGGTCGCGGGCGCCCAGGTGCAGGTTGGACAGCAGCCCCTTGCGGCGGCCGCTGCCCCACTCGACGCCGATCACCACCAGGTCGAGGGTGTGCACGGGCTTGACCTTCTGCCACGCCCGGCCGCGGCGGCCGGCCGCGTAGACCGAGTCGAGCGACTTGACCACGACGCCCTCGTGGCCGGCGGCCAGCGCCTCGTCCAGGACGCGGGCCGCCTCTTCGGGGCCGGGCTCGACCGCGCCGGGGACGAGGTGGTCGCCGGCGACCCGCCTGAGCGCGTCCAGGCGCTCGCGCAGCGGCCGGTCCAGCAGGTCCTCGCCGTCGAGGTGGAGGCAGTCGAAGAAGAACGGGCTGAGCAGCAGCTCGCGCACGTCCTGCGCGCCGAAGCGGCTCATCGTCTCCTGGAACGGGCGCGGCTTGCCGTCGTCGGTCAGCGCCAGGGTCTCGCCGTCGAGGACCACCGAGGTGCACGGCAGGCCGCGGACCAGGTCGACCAGCTCGGGGACGGTCGTGGTGACCTCCCGCAGGGTGCGGGTGAACACCCGGACCCCGTCGCCGTCGCGGTGGACCTGGATGCGGGCGCCGTCGAGCTTGTGCTCGACCGCGGTCGCGCCCAGCTCCGCCAGGGCCCCGGGCAGGGACTCGGCGGGCGAGGCGAGCATCGGCCGCACCGGGCGGCCGACCTCCAGGCGGAACGCGGCCAGCGCCGCCTCGCCGGTCAGCGCGGCGGTGGCGGTGGCGGGCAGGCTGCCGGAGAGCATGAACGCCCGCCGCACCACCTCGCCCGGCACGTCGGCGGCCCTGGCCACCGCGTCCAGCATCACGCCCTCCAGCGCGCCCTGGCGCAGCTCGCCGGTGAGCAGCCGCTTGAGGAAGTCCTGCTCGGCGGCGGTGGCCCGGGCGAACAGGTCGGTCAGCGCGGCGACCCGCCGACCCGCCGCGCCCTTGCCGGAGATGGCCGCGAACGCGCCCAGCGCGCCGTCCACATCGGACACGGTGAGCGAAGGTCCGGGCGCGGGTTCGACGTCCAGGTCGAGCACGGTGCGCCAGCCCGCGCCGATGCGTCCCTGGCTGGGCACGCCGACCAGGAACGACACCACGGCGGGCGTGGTCATCCGGCGCAGCAGGCCGGCCAGCGCCTCGACCTTGGCCAGGCGCGACCGCGTGGCACCCACGGCGGCGGACGTCTCGACGACTTCGCTGAACAGCACGCACCCATCGTGCACCGGACCACCGACAACGGCTGATCAGCGCACGGCGCCGGGCTCGAACAGCTCCGGGGCCAGGGTCAGGACGCGGTAACCGGTCCGGATCAAACCGGTGTCCCGGAGCTGGAAGAGGCACCTCTGCACCGTCACCCAGCTGACCCCGATGAGGCCGGCCAGGTCCGGCAACGTGAGGCCGCGGAGCACCAGGCCGCCGTCGGGTTGCGCCTCGCCATAGGCGGTCCCGAGTTCCACGAGGACGCGGGCGAGGCGGTGCAGCGGCGGAGAGGCGTGCATCGCGTGCCGGCGGTTCGCCGTGTCCACGCGGTGGGCCATGATCCGCAGCAGTTCCGCGGTGAACCGGGGGTTCTCACGCACGAGGGCGTCGAACGCCCCGGCGGCCAGCCTGGTGACCGTCGTCTCGGACAGCGTCGTGACGGACGCGGTGGCGGGGCCGCCGGTGAGGGCGCTCACCTCGCCGAGCAGTTCGCCCGGACCGCGCACCCCCAGCACCACGTCCTGCCCGTCGGTCGAGGCGGCCGAGACCTTGACCAGCCCGCTGACCACGAGCATCACGCCGCCGTCGTGCTCGCCCTCCCGGTATAGGAGGGAACCGCGCGGGTAGTGCGCCCGGCGCCCCTCGCGGTGCAGGAGTTCGACGGCCTCGGCGCTCGGCTTGTCCGGCCGCGGGCCGGTGTCCGGGGGCGGCGGGGACGCGGCCAGGCGGGACTCCACCTCGCTGCGCCGGCGCAGCCACTCGGCCTCGTCCCCGCCCCACGCCCTGGCCAGCGCCGCCACCACCTCGCGCCGGGGCAGCCTGCTCCCGCTCAGGGCGGCGTACAGGGTGGAGCGGGAGATGCCCTCGTGCCTGCTGATCTCGTCGACGCTCGGCGCCGCGGCGCCGCGGTCGTCCCGCAACGCCCTCAGGTCCCGCGCGAACGCACCGAGTTCGCCCCCCTCGGGGGCGACCGGGTTCGACCGCCGGGTCATCCTGGACCTCGCTTGTCTCGCTTAGTACCATCAAATGACAGGAAGTCGTCCGGAACAACCCCTCCGAGCAGTCGGGAAGAAACCCATGAGCTGCTGTTCCGCGCACCGGACGCTACTCGTCCTGGTCGCCGTCCTGCTGGGCGTGATCGCGGCCCTGGTGGCCGGCGTCCTCGTCGCGGGCGGCGGCGCCGCCCTGTCCTCGGCGTTCCTCAGCGGGGGAGCCGCGTTCGTGGCCGTGGTCCCCCTGGCGCTGCTGCTGGAGCGCGAGCTGGGGCTGTTCGCGAACGAGGGCGCCGGGCCGGCCCGCTAGCGACCGCCGTTGGCCATGCGCAGCACGTCCAGGGCCTCGTCGAGCTGGGCCTCGGTGAGCTTCCCCGGCACGTGCCCGCGCTCCAGCACCACCTCGCGGATGGTCTTGCGCTCCTTGAGCGACTGCTTGGCGATCGACGCGGCCTCCTCGTAGCCGAGGTGGCGGTTGAGCGGGGTGACGATCGAGGGCGACGACTCGGCGTACTCGCGCATCCGCTCCACCTGCGGCTCGGCGCCCACCAGGACCTTGTCGGCCAGCAGGCGGGCCACCGCGGCCAGCAGGCGGCACGACTCCAGCACGTTGCGCGCGATCACCGGCAGCATCACGTTGAGCTGGAAGTTGCCCTGCGAGCCCGCGAACGCGATCGCCGCGTCGTTGCCGATCACCTGGGCGACCACCATCATCGTCGCCTCGGGGATCACCGGGTTGACCTTGCCGGGCATGATCGACGAGCCCGGCTGGAGGTCCGGCAGCGCCAGCTCGCCCAGGCCGGTCCGGGGGCCGGAACCCAGCCACCGCAGGTCGTTGGCGATCTTGAACAGGCCCACGGCCGTGGCGCGGAGCTGGCCGGAGACCTCGACCACGCCGTCCTGGGTGGCCTGGGCCTCGAAGTGGTCGCGCGCCTCGGTCAGCGGCAGGCCGGTGGCCGCGGCCAGCTCCGCCGACACCGCCGCGCCGAAGCCCGCGGGCGCGTTGAGGCCGCTGCCCACGGCCGTGCCGCCGATCGGCAGCTCCGCCAGCCGGGGCAGCGAGGAGTTCAGCCGCTCGACGCCGTTGCGCACCTGGGTGGCCCACGCGCCCACCTCCTGGCCCAGGGTGACCGGCACGGCGTCCATCAGGTGCGTGCGCCCGGACTTGACCAGCGACGTCCAGTCCGCCGCCCGCGCCTCCAGCACGGCCGCCAGGTGCTCCAGGGCCGGGACCACGTCGCGCGCCACGGCCTCGGTCGCCGCGATCCGCAGCGTCGTGGGGAACGTGTCGTTGGACGACTGCGAGGCGTTGACGTGGTCGTTGGGGTGCACGTCCCGGCCCAGCGCCCGGCCGGCCAGGGTCGCGATCACCTCGTTGGCGTTCATGTTGGACGAGGTGCCCGACCCGGTCTGGAACACGTCCACCGGGAAGTGGTCGTCGTGCTCGCCCGCGGCCACGGCGTCGGCCGCGGCCGCGATGGCGCCGGCCACTTCGGGTTCCAGTACCCCCAGCCGCTCGTTCACCCGGGCCGCCGCGGCCTTGAGCAGGCCCAGGGCCCTGATCTGCGCGCGCTCCAGGCCCCGCCCGGAGATCGGGAAGTTCTCCACCGCGCGCTGCGTCTGCGCACGCCACAGCGCGTCGACCGGCACGTGGACCTCGCCCATGGTGTCGTGCTCGACGCGGTACTCCTGTTCGCCCATGACACCGAGTTTGGACCGCCTTGCCTTACTGGGCACGGTGGCGCGGAACACCTATGGTCGGTCCATGGACCTTGAGGTCGACCTGCTCATCGTCGGCGCGGGCCCCACGGGGTTGTTCGCGGCCTACTACGCGGGGTTCCGGGACCTGTCGGTCGCGCTGGTCGACGCGCTGCCCGAGGCGGGCGGCCAGATCACCGCGATGTACCCGGAGAAGATGATCTTCGACGTGGCCGGGTTCCCGGCGGTGCGCGGGCGCGACCTGGTGACCGCGCTCGTCCAGCAGGCCGACCAGTGGAAGCCGACCTACCTGCTCGGCCGCCAGGCCCGCACGCTGTCCACTGTGGACGACGGGGTGCGCGTCGGGCTGGCCGACGGCGGGACGGTCAAGGCGGGCGCCGTGCTGATCACCGCGGGCATGGGCGAGTTCCGGCCGCGGCCGCTGCCCGCGGGCGACGGCTGGCTGGGCCGGGGCGTGGTGCACTTCGTGCCGCAGCTCGCCGCGCACACCGGCCAGGACGTGGTGGTCGTCGGCGGCGGCGACTCGGCGTTCGACTGGGCGCTGGCGCTGGCCCCGATCGCGGCGAGCGTGACCGTGGTGCACCGCCGGGCCACCTTCCGCGCCCACCCGCCGACCGTGCGGCAGGTGCGCGACCTCGGCGTGCCGATCATCACCGACGCCGAGGTGCTGGAACTGCGCGGCGACACCGGGCTCGCCGAGGTGGAGCTGGCCGTCAAGGGCGGCGACCGCAAGGTGCTGCCCGCGCAGACCGTGGTGGCGGCGCTGGGCTTCACCGCCGACCTGGGCCCCATCGAGTCGTGGGGCCTGGAGCTGGACCACCGGGCCGTCGTGGTCGACACCACCATGCGCACCGCGCGCGACCGCGTCTACGCCGCCGGCGACGTCGCCCAGTACCCCGGCAAGGTGAAGCTGATCGCCACCGGCTTCGGCGAGGCCGCCACCGCGGTCAACAACATCGCCGTCGCGCTCAACCCGGGTGCGCACCTGTTCCCCGGGCACTCCAGCAACGCGGGCTGAGGACGTGACGGAGGTCCCCCGCCACGGTGCGGGGACCTCCTGTCCGGCGGGGGTCAGGCCACCACCTGCACCTGCTCGCCCGGGAACAGGTTGTCGTAGAACGTCAACGACTCCTGCGGACCCAGGCGGACGCAGCCGTGCGACGGCCGCGAGGTGTCGCCCTGGTGGAACGCGATGCCGTCGGTGGTGAAGTACACCGAGTTCGGCATCGGTCCGTTGTAGGGCACGCTCCACTCGTCCTTCACCTTGCGCAGCACCGGGAAAGTGCCGACCGGGGTCTCGTACCCCGGCATGCCGTGGGACACCGCGACGGGCCCGTAGCTGGCGCTCCCGTTGTAGATCAGCCACGCCTGGTTGGTGGACAGCCGCACGCACGCGCCGTTGGCGATGGAGCACGGCGTGCCGGTCGAAGCGTCGGCGGGTGCCGCGAGGCCGAAGCTGGTCAAGGCCGCCGCGGCGGCGACCGCCGCCGTACCGAGCGTCTTCCTCGTCTTCATCTCGAATCACCCCTCACCGGATGGCTACCCCCGGGTAGGTGTGACCCAAACCGCACGACCTCAGGCAGTCACCTGAACCTGCGCGCCGACCT
This portion of the Saccharothrix syringae genome encodes:
- a CDS encoding ATP-dependent DNA ligase, with product MLFSEVVETSAAVGATRSRLAKVEALAGLLRRMTTPAVVSFLVGVPSQGRIGAGWRTVLDLDVEPAPGPSLTVSDVDGALGAFAAISGKGAAGRRVAALTDLFARATAAEQDFLKRLLTGELRQGALEGVMLDAVARAADVPGEVVRRAFMLSGSLPATATAALTGEAALAAFRLEVGRPVRPMLASPAESLPGALAELGATAVEHKLDGARIQVHRDGDGVRVFTRTLREVTTTVPELVDLVRGLPCTSVVLDGETLALTDDGKPRPFQETMSRFGAQDVRELLLSPFFFDCLHLDGEDLLDRPLRERLDALRRVAGDHLVPGAVEPGPEEAARVLDEALAAGHEGVVVKSLDSVYAAGRRGRAWQKVKPVHTLDLVVIGVEWGSGRRKGLLSNLHLGARDPDGGPPVMVGKTFKGLTDELLAWQTRELLARATDRDDWVVRVRPELVIEIELDGVQVSPRYPGGVALRFARVVRYRPDKDPAEADTVDAVRALLPGPGSAESTTEAP
- a CDS encoding cyclic nucleotide-binding domain-containing protein; protein product: MTRRSNPVAPEGGELGAFARDLRALRDDRGAAAPSVDEISRHEGISRSTLYAALSGSRLPRREVVAALARAWGGDEAEWLRRRSEVESRLAASPPPPDTGPRPDKPSAEAVELLHREGRRAHYPRGSLLYREGEHDGGVMLVVSGLVKVSAASTDGQDVVLGVRGPGELLGEVSALTGGPATASVTTLSETTVTRLAAGAFDALVRENPRFTAELLRIMAHRVDTANRRHAMHASPPLHRLARVLVELGTAYGEAQPDGGLVLRGLTLPDLAGLIGVSWVTVQRCLFQLRDTGLIRTGYRVLTLAPELFEPGAVR
- a CDS encoding class II fumarate hydratase, encoding MGEQEYRVEHDTMGEVHVPVDALWRAQTQRAVENFPISGRGLERAQIRALGLLKAAAARVNERLGVLEPEVAGAIAAAADAVAAGEHDDHFPVDVFQTGSGTSSNMNANEVIATLAGRALGRDVHPNDHVNASQSSNDTFPTTLRIAATEAVARDVVPALEHLAAVLEARAADWTSLVKSGRTHLMDAVPVTLGQEVGAWATQVRNGVERLNSSLPRLAELPIGGTAVGSGLNAPAGFGAAVSAELAAATGLPLTEARDHFEAQATQDGVVEVSGQLRATAVGLFKIANDLRWLGSGPRTGLGELALPDLQPGSSIMPGKVNPVIPEATMMVVAQVIGNDAAIAFAGSQGNFQLNVMLPVIARNVLESCRLLAAVARLLADKVLVGAEPQVERMREYAESSPSIVTPLNRHLGYEEAASIAKQSLKERKTIREVVLERGHVPGKLTEAQLDEALDVLRMANGGR
- a CDS encoding NAD(P)/FAD-dependent oxidoreductase, with the protein product MDLEVDLLIVGAGPTGLFAAYYAGFRDLSVALVDALPEAGGQITAMYPEKMIFDVAGFPAVRGRDLVTALVQQADQWKPTYLLGRQARTLSTVDDGVRVGLADGGTVKAGAVLITAGMGEFRPRPLPAGDGWLGRGVVHFVPQLAAHTGQDVVVVGGGDSAFDWALALAPIAASVTVVHRRATFRAHPPTVRQVRDLGVPIITDAEVLELRGDTGLAEVELAVKGGDRKVLPAQTVVAALGFTADLGPIESWGLELDHRAVVVDTTMRTARDRVYAAGDVAQYPGKVKLIATGFGEAATAVNNIAVALNPGAHLFPGHSSNAG
- a CDS encoding L,D-transpeptidase; its protein translation is MKTRKTLGTAAVAAAAALTSFGLAAPADASTGTPCSIANGACVRLSTNQAWLIYNGSASYGPVAVSHGMPGYETPVGTFPVLRKVKDEWSVPYNGPMPNSVYFTTDGIAFHQGDTSRPSHGCVRLGPQESLTFYDNLFPGEQVQVVA